From the Methanomassiliicoccales archaeon genome, one window contains:
- a CDS encoding DNA topoisomerase VI subunit B, with translation MNSIADELAKKQKEISVSEFFERNRQILGFDSQVKSLIMGVKEAVDNSLDACEEAMILPDLYVRIEKVEANEYKVTVEDNGPGIIKKAIPNVFGRLLYGSRFHAVRQSRGQQGIGISATVMFGQITTGKPATVRSKVAHEDTAWELDIMVNTKKNMPDVFKENPVIWDGKEHGTRIEFFMNGRYMTGKQSVMEYLKQTAIVNPHAKISFVDPEGRRITFERATDLLPPAVKEIKPHPEGIELGTLMNMANETKAKTLSKFLQTDFCRISDRLAKDISIKAGMEEDRTNIRSWDPEKNKNGLKLEDYKRLLTAIGAVKIMGPPTDCLSPIGENLIRKGLKNVLVDVRPEFYCPPVTRDPKVNAGNPFLIEVGIVYGGGIPADQPVQLLRFANRVPLMYQQGACCITKAVEAVDWRRYGLEQRGGNGIPFGPAIIIVHVASTKVPFTSEAKEAIASIPAIQNEIEIALRTCGRTLKTHLNKKDTKARTKEKFDIVQVILPLIAQKSAKIIDKPVPSLSGTITKIMNVVWIDDDVTYEKGRHKVRVTIYNYTPHGQRLNIHMVLPKGAFDYQGLAMFPKEARDDGKTTWEIKTIPSTGKVEISFYLNGLDQEAYEENEIYSSGINPVSVIGADPLPGDWDVKGLNITEVAPVEPEKPDAEDEDEVDYDEKSEALSDD, from the coding sequence GTGAACTCCATAGCAGATGAGCTGGCAAAGAAACAGAAGGAGATATCCGTCTCCGAGTTCTTCGAACGCAACAGGCAGATCCTGGGTTTTGACTCCCAGGTCAAGTCGCTGATCATGGGCGTGAAGGAGGCGGTGGATAACTCGCTCGACGCCTGCGAGGAGGCGATGATCCTGCCCGACCTCTACGTGCGAATCGAGAAGGTGGAGGCCAACGAGTACAAGGTGACCGTGGAGGACAACGGTCCCGGCATCATCAAGAAGGCCATCCCCAACGTCTTCGGGCGGCTTCTTTACGGTTCAAGGTTCCACGCAGTGCGCCAGTCCCGCGGTCAGCAGGGTATCGGTATCTCCGCCACCGTCATGTTCGGCCAGATCACCACCGGCAAACCGGCCACGGTGCGGTCCAAGGTGGCGCATGAGGACACCGCCTGGGAACTCGACATCATGGTCAACACCAAGAAGAACATGCCGGACGTCTTCAAGGAGAACCCGGTCATCTGGGACGGCAAGGAGCACGGCACCCGGATCGAGTTCTTCATGAACGGCCGCTATATGACCGGCAAGCAATCGGTGATGGAATATCTCAAACAGACCGCCATTGTCAATCCCCATGCCAAGATATCCTTCGTCGACCCGGAGGGAAGGCGGATAACGTTCGAGAGGGCCACCGACCTGCTGCCTCCGGCGGTGAAGGAGATCAAGCCCCATCCGGAGGGCATCGAGCTCGGCACCCTGATGAACATGGCCAACGAGACCAAGGCGAAGACATTGTCCAAGTTCCTGCAGACCGACTTCTGCCGCATAAGCGACCGTTTGGCCAAGGACATCTCAATAAAGGCCGGGATGGAGGAGGACCGGACCAACATCCGCAGCTGGGACCCGGAGAAGAACAAGAACGGTCTCAAGCTCGAGGATTACAAACGTCTTCTGACCGCCATCGGGGCGGTGAAGATCATGGGTCCCCCGACCGACTGCCTTTCCCCGATCGGGGAGAACCTGATAAGGAAGGGCCTGAAGAACGTCCTGGTGGACGTGAGGCCGGAGTTCTACTGCCCGCCGGTCACGCGCGACCCCAAGGTCAATGCCGGCAACCCGTTCCTCATCGAGGTCGGTATCGTCTACGGAGGGGGCATCCCGGCCGACCAGCCGGTCCAGTTATTGAGGTTCGCGAACCGGGTGCCGCTGATGTACCAGCAGGGTGCCTGCTGCATCACGAAGGCGGTGGAAGCGGTGGACTGGCGCCGGTACGGGCTGGAGCAGCGCGGCGGCAACGGGATACCGTTCGGGCCGGCGATCATCATCGTCCATGTCGCCTCCACCAAGGTGCCGTTCACCTCCGAGGCCAAGGAGGCGATAGCCAGCATACCGGCGATCCAGAACGAGATAGAGATCGCCCTCAGGACCTGCGGCCGTACCCTCAAGACCCATCTGAACAAGAAGGACACCAAGGCCCGCACCAAGGAGAAGTTCGACATCGTCCAGGTCATCCTGCCGCTCATCGCCCAGAAGAGCGCCAAGATCATCGACAAGCCGGTTCCCTCACTTTCGGGCACGATCACCAAGATCATGAACGTGGTCTGGATCGATGACGATGTCACCTATGAGAAGGGCCGTCACAAGGTCCGGGTGACCATCTACAACTACACGCCGCACGGGCAGCGGCTCAACATCCACATGGTCCTGCCCAAGGGCGCGTTCGACTATCAGGGGCTGGCCATGTTCCCCAAGGAGGCCAGGGATGACGGGAAGACGACCTGGGAGATCAAGACCATCCCCTCCACCGGCAAGGTGGAGATATCGTTCTACCTGAACGGCCTGGACCAGGAGGCCTACGAGGAGAACGAGATCTATTCCAGCGGCATCAACCCGGTCTCGGTGATCGGTGCCGATCCGCTGCCGGGCGACTGGGACGTCAAAGGCCTCAACATCACCGAGGTGGCGCCGGTCGAGCCCGAGAAACCGGACGCCGAGGATGAGGATGAGGTCGACTATGATGAGAAATCGGAGGCGCTGAGCGATGACTGA
- a CDS encoding zinc ribbon domain-containing protein yields the protein MESFKKFRKQKYAVPIGLAVTVLLTLALTLYAISLCFIPMLIALIAYGIPYYFGLKNRKKLAVFGTLLILLLGVVFGLNIYYYINGFNGQVLHSENNDLIAGQVAPVKGLPSDSYNFTVEVVNGNNASIVYLLAVNGASTTTLNYSMSYVGMDGTNAIFSKTLNNLTEGIYQFQYQGLIPGGYVLTDSGLGPIAMSLDAVFWSYLQYGIIFIGLFQIGLLFYLLLVLTWWMDRSKSKMAEFDKARKQEKKSEDGQKMVDKFICSECGADVPLDAKECPRCGEKFEESVERECPFCKAKVLESDVKCWNCGKELPKK from the coding sequence ATGGAAAGCTTCAAGAAATTCAGGAAGCAGAAGTACGCGGTGCCGATAGGGCTCGCGGTGACCGTCCTGCTCACCCTGGCATTGACATTGTATGCAATTTCCTTGTGTTTCATTCCCATGCTGATAGCCCTGATCGCGTATGGCATACCATACTACTTCGGGCTCAAGAACCGGAAGAAACTGGCGGTCTTCGGAACGCTCCTGATCCTGTTATTGGGCGTGGTGTTCGGCCTCAACATCTACTACTACATCAACGGGTTCAACGGGCAGGTGCTCCACTCGGAGAACAACGACCTCATCGCCGGTCAGGTCGCTCCGGTGAAGGGATTGCCCAGCGATTCCTACAATTTCACCGTCGAAGTGGTGAACGGTAATAACGCCAGCATCGTATATCTGCTGGCGGTCAATGGGGCTTCGACCACCACTCTGAACTATTCCATGAGCTACGTGGGAATGGATGGTACCAATGCCATCTTCTCCAAGACGCTTAACAATCTGACGGAAGGGATATATCAATTCCAGTATCAAGGTCTGATCCCGGGCGGATATGTGCTGACGGATTCCGGATTAGGTCCGATCGCCATGAGCTTGGACGCGGTCTTCTGGTCATACCTGCAGTACGGGATCATATTCATCGGCCTGTTCCAGATCGGCCTGCTGTTCTACCTGCTGCTGGTCCTGACATGGTGGATGGACCGCTCGAAGTCCAAGATGGCCGAGTTCGACAAGGCCCGCAAGCAGGAAAAGAAGAGCGAGGACGGACAGAAGATGGTCGACAAGTTCATCTGTTCCGAATGCGGAGCGGACGTTCCGCTCGACGCGAAGGAATGCCCCCGCTGCGGCGAGAAGTTCGAGGAATCGGTGGAACGGGAATGCCCGTTCTGCAAGGCCAAGGTCCTCGAGTCCGATGTCAAATGCTGGAACTGCGGCAAGGAACTGCCAAAGAAGTGA
- a CDS encoding DUF1801 domain-containing protein encodes MKPSPKDVDEYIENAPGGSRSKLRELRAAIREIAPNAPERISYGMPTYGEKGRTVYFGIAKAHIGLYGLSARSLRGTRKRSALTWLSRERSAFPWTRTCLWTSLRSW; translated from the coding sequence ATGAAGCCTTCCCCCAAAGATGTGGACGAGTACATCGAGAACGCGCCAGGTGGTTCCAGGTCCAAGTTGCGCGAGCTTCGCGCGGCCATCAGGGAGATCGCTCCTAACGCACCAGAACGGATCAGCTATGGGATGCCCACCTATGGTGAGAAAGGGCGGACGGTCTACTTCGGGATAGCGAAGGCTCACATCGGTCTCTACGGGTTATCGGCCCGGTCATTGAGAGGTACAAGGAAGAGGTCGGCCCTTACCTGGCTTTCAAGGGAACGATCCGCATTCCCCTGGACAAGGACCTGCCTATGGACCTCATTAAGAAGTTGGTAA
- a CDS encoding GTP-binding protein yields MATIEDSIKEVEAEIAKTQVNKHTEYHIGKLKAKIARLKDEQEKRRSTGGGGGKGYSVKKSGNATVALVGFPSVGKSTLLNRLTGAESEVGAYDFTTIDVVPGIMEYNSAKIQILDLPGLIRDASKGKGRGREVLSVVRSADLILFVLDTFDTNLQVLTGELETAGIRINTHPADVVITRTESGGIEIKPTVTLTKIDIDLATAVVSEYGFTNAEVVIREDVNVDQLIDVLTGNRVYSKAILAINKIDLTDKTHVDAVMEKFKDWKPVPISAQGKVGIDELKARIFESIDLIRIYLKRQGQEADMKEPLIIRRGATIGEVCDSLHRIFRQNFRYSLVWGKSAKFPGQMVGLDHVLQDRDILYIVVKRTGE; encoded by the coding sequence ATGGCAACCATCGAGGATTCCATCAAAGAGGTGGAGGCAGAGATCGCCAAGACCCAGGTCAACAAGCACACCGAGTACCACATCGGCAAGCTAAAGGCGAAGATCGCCAGGCTCAAGGATGAGCAGGAGAAGAGGCGCTCCACCGGTGGCGGCGGAGGGAAAGGTTACTCGGTCAAGAAGTCGGGGAACGCCACCGTGGCACTGGTGGGGTTCCCGTCGGTCGGTAAGTCCACATTATTGAACCGGCTTACTGGGGCGGAGAGCGAGGTCGGTGCTTACGATTTCACCACCATCGATGTCGTTCCCGGCATAATGGAGTACAACAGCGCCAAGATCCAGATATTGGACCTTCCAGGTCTGATACGGGATGCTTCCAAGGGCAAGGGGAGAGGACGTGAGGTCCTATCCGTCGTCCGTTCCGCGGACCTGATCCTGTTCGTTCTGGATACCTTCGACACCAACCTCCAGGTGCTGACCGGGGAACTGGAAACGGCTGGAATACGGATCAACACGCATCCGGCGGATGTCGTTATCACCAGGACCGAGTCAGGCGGCATCGAGATCAAGCCAACCGTCACCCTGACCAAGATCGATATAGACCTGGCCACCGCGGTCGTCTCGGAGTACGGCTTCACGAACGCCGAGGTCGTGATCAGAGAGGACGTCAACGTGGACCAGTTGATCGATGTCCTGACCGGCAACCGGGTCTATTCCAAGGCCATCCTGGCCATCAACAAGATCGACCTGACCGACAAGACCCACGTAGACGCGGTCATGGAGAAGTTCAAGGACTGGAAGCCCGTGCCGATCTCGGCCCAAGGCAAGGTCGGCATAGATGAGCTGAAGGCCCGCATCTTCGAATCCATAGACCTGATCCGCATATACCTGAAGAGACAGGGGCAGGAAGCGGACATGAAGGAACCGCTCATCATCCGGAGGGGCGCCACCATCGGAGAGGTCTGCGATTCCCTGCATCGGATATTCAGGCAGAATTTCCGATACTCCCTGGTTTGGGGAAAGAGCGCCAAGTTCCCCGGCCAGATGGTCGGACTCGACCATGTTCTGCAGGACCGGGACATACTGTACATCGTTGTGAAGAGGACCGGGGAGTGA
- a CDS encoding hemerythrin domain-containing protein — translation MSIADSIKTDHTEFRSMIATLQKTSREDFELRRRTFSDLRRKVSAHFLAEEDTVIKEMAKLTELRPLALELLEEHQAIRDLFDVLWATNCDDEVWLPRLSPIAELLAIHMGKEENIVIPAAPKYFTDAQLDALGRVFDKVEAQEMGQLLKA, via the coding sequence ATGTCTATCGCCGATTCGATAAAGACCGACCACACCGAGTTCAGAAGCATGATTGCGACCTTGCAGAAGACCTCCAGGGAGGATTTCGAACTGAGGAGGAGAACATTCTCCGACCTCAGGCGGAAGGTCTCCGCCCATTTCCTGGCCGAGGAGGACACCGTCATCAAGGAGATGGCAAAATTGACCGAACTGAGACCGTTGGCCCTGGAACTGTTGGAGGAACACCAGGCGATCCGCGACCTGTTCGATGTGCTGTGGGCGACAAACTGTGACGACGAAGTATGGCTGCCGAGGCTCTCTCCGATAGCCGAACTGTTAGCCATCCACATGGGCAAGGAGGAGAACATAGTCATACCCGCCGCCCCGAAATACTTCACAGATGCCCAGCTAGATGCGCTGGGAAGGGTATTCGACAAGGTCGAGGCTCAGGAGATGGGTCAGCTGTTAAAGGCGTAG
- a CDS encoding M3 family oligoendopeptidase, translating to MNDVKWDLSQLVKSTDQSEIVKELDALVEEAGKKATEYRGNIKDLDAKGLKALFEQKEEMQLRYEGAIMYSRLRYSADTTDVVSKQLNDAVSKAGTKVGQQLAFMDIELSYLLKQRPELVKDPVLAEFRHALERTLRAAPYLLSEEEEQIIMSKDQNGAHAWSQLQREWLSTRTFPIEVEGKRKRLPYGQIIGLYGSPERRLRRDANRIVYGRLGKDEIIWSTALRSICDDHLQNCDLRKYPTPETSSLIYNDVEPEAVDALMTTMKDNVGVYRRYLKLKAEMMDLDRLGNWDIMAPLPKAPKMTFTWDQAHETVVKAYGGFDPQLGEWAEDMYQKKHIDAEVRQGKVSGAFCSDWYGGRSAYVLQSFNGRLDDVYTQAHEMGHSMHAYLTSRAQRATNTAISYCIAECGSIFGELLLTDHLIGKAKDVKEKQAVLTQVMDGFGQAAFQVSARYFFEKSLYQAIRDGRYLDGETISSLWVKARDDVYGDSVEWLPEMKWEWTMKMHYYIPELRYYNYPYVFAQLFVFSMYRLYQEQGKAFVPKFKGLLSAGSSRSAADLASGLGFDIGKEGSWQKGMIQAETFIEELEGTLK from the coding sequence ATGAACGACGTCAAATGGGACCTGTCTCAGCTTGTCAAGAGCACAGACCAATCGGAGATCGTCAAGGAACTCGACGCACTGGTGGAGGAGGCCGGAAAGAAGGCTACCGAATACCGGGGCAATATCAAGGACCTGGACGCCAAGGGTCTGAAGGCGCTCTTCGAGCAGAAGGAAGAGATGCAGCTGCGATATGAAGGCGCCATCATGTACAGCCGCCTGAGGTATTCGGCCGACACCACGGATGTGGTCTCGAAACAGCTGAACGACGCCGTCAGCAAGGCCGGCACCAAGGTCGGTCAGCAGCTCGCTTTTATGGACATCGAGCTGAGCTATCTGCTAAAACAAAGACCGGAACTGGTAAAGGACCCGGTCTTGGCCGAGTTCAGGCATGCCTTGGAACGGACCCTCAGGGCAGCCCCGTATCTGCTCTCCGAGGAGGAAGAGCAGATCATCATGTCCAAGGACCAGAACGGCGCGCACGCCTGGTCGCAGCTGCAAAGGGAATGGCTCAGCACCAGAACGTTCCCGATAGAGGTCGAGGGGAAGAGGAAGAGATTGCCTTACGGGCAGATAATCGGATTGTACGGATCGCCGGAAAGGAGACTGAGGAGGGATGCCAACCGGATCGTGTACGGACGGCTGGGCAAGGACGAGATCATCTGGTCCACGGCACTGCGCTCGATCTGCGATGACCACCTGCAGAACTGCGACCTGAGGAAGTACCCGACACCGGAGACGTCCAGCCTCATCTATAATGACGTTGAACCGGAGGCCGTCGATGCGCTCATGACCACCATGAAGGACAATGTTGGCGTGTACCGCAGGTACCTCAAGCTCAAGGCCGAGATGATGGACCTGGACCGACTGGGCAACTGGGACATCATGGCACCGCTGCCCAAGGCGCCCAAGATGACCTTCACCTGGGACCAGGCGCATGAGACGGTCGTCAAGGCCTATGGCGGTTTCGATCCCCAGCTTGGCGAATGGGCCGAGGACATGTACCAGAAGAAGCACATAGACGCTGAGGTGCGCCAGGGCAAAGTCAGCGGCGCATTCTGTTCTGACTGGTACGGCGGCCGGTCCGCCTATGTGCTCCAGAGCTTCAACGGCCGCCTGGACGATGTCTACACGCAGGCGCATGAGATGGGGCACTCCATGCATGCCTACCTGACCTCCCGGGCGCAGCGGGCCACCAACACCGCCATCAGCTATTGCATAGCCGAGTGCGGCTCGATCTTCGGCGAACTGCTGTTGACGGATCACCTGATCGGCAAGGCCAAGGACGTCAAGGAGAAGCAGGCGGTCCTGACCCAGGTCATGGACGGGTTCGGGCAGGCGGCTTTCCAGGTGAGCGCCCGGTACTTCTTCGAGAAGAGCCTGTACCAGGCCATCCGGGACGGAAGATATCTGGACGGGGAGACGATATCGTCGCTATGGGTCAAGGCCAGGGATGATGTGTACGGGGACTCGGTGGAATGGCTGCCGGAGATGAAGTGGGAGTGGACGATGAAGATGCACTACTACATCCCGGAACTCCGCTACTACAACTATCCCTATGTGTTCGCCCAGCTGTTCGTGTTCTCCATGTATCGCCTGTACCAGGAGCAGGGCAAGGCCTTCGTCCCCAAGTTCAAGGGCCTGCTGTCGGCCGGATCGAGCCGCTCCGCGGCGGATCTGGCATCGGGGCTCGGTTTCGACATCGGGAAGGAGGGATCGTGGCAGAAGGGAATGATCCAAGCTGAGACCTTCATCGAAGAGCTGGAGGGTACGCTCAAATAG
- a CDS encoding CxxC-x17-CxxC domain-containing protein yields MYGGNRGNSYGRPRNDGPREMHNVKCSDCGAETQVPFKPTEGRPVYCRECFQKHKPKDRF; encoded by the coding sequence ATGTACGGTGGTAACAGAGGCAACAGCTATGGACGCCCAAGGAACGACGGACCGCGCGAGATGCACAACGTAAAGTGCTCAGACTGCGGAGCCGAGACCCAAGTCCCATTTAAACCGACCGAGGGAAGGCCGGTTTACTGCAGGGAATGCTTCCAGAAGCACAAGCCCAAGGACAGGTTCTAA
- a CDS encoding SDR family NAD(P)-dependent oxidoreductase gives MANEKIAVVTGATGSLGSAVTKGLLTQGIHVIVTYRTEGSLAGLRDEIGTEADKIEPRKADVTDEKDVAELFDAVRQQHGRVDILINNVGAYSGGKEIWNTPVKEWDDMLIVNLRSAFLCCRAALPMMVEQNYGKIVNIAARPALEKRYRAKSGAYSVSKAGVLVLTETIAEEVRKLDINVNAVLPSTIDTPENRKAMPQADFSKWVPPAEIAMVIMGLVSDNMRPVSGSAVTVYGKA, from the coding sequence ATGGCAAACGAGAAGATAGCGGTGGTGACTGGCGCCACGGGTTCCCTTGGCAGTGCGGTCACTAAAGGGCTGCTCACGCAGGGGATACATGTCATCGTCACATATCGGACCGAAGGGTCATTGGCCGGTCTGCGTGACGAAATCGGCACCGAGGCGGACAAGATCGAGCCCCGGAAGGCCGATGTGACCGATGAGAAGGATGTCGCCGAACTGTTCGACGCGGTCAGACAACAACATGGCCGAGTGGACATATTGATCAACAACGTCGGCGCCTACAGCGGAGGGAAGGAGATCTGGAACACCCCGGTGAAGGAGTGGGACGACATGTTGATCGTCAACCTGCGCTCGGCCTTCCTGTGCTGCCGGGCGGCCTTGCCCATGATGGTCGAGCAAAATTACGGGAAGATCGTCAACATAGCGGCCCGTCCGGCCCTGGAGAAGCGCTACCGGGCCAAGTCGGGGGCCTATTCGGTCTCAAAGGCGGGCGTGCTGGTATTGACCGAGACCATCGCCGAGGAGGTAAGGAAACTGGACATCAACGTCAACGCGGTCCTGCCCAGCACCATCGACACACCGGAGAACCGCAAGGCCATGCCGCAGGCCGACTTCTCCAAATGGGTACCGCCGGCAGAGATAGCCATGGTGATCATGGGCCTGGTATCAGACAACATGAGACCGGTGAGCGGTTCGGCGGTCACGGTGTACGGTAAGGCATAG